Genomic window (Ureibacillus composti):
AAGGATTAAACAGATTCTATCAAGGGGCTAAATATGATAAAATCTGAACCCAATATTTTACTAGATTGTAGTAGAGTGGGAAAAGAGAAAACTTTCAAAAAATTTTATTTTTGCGTACACACAATGAAGAATTGTAACATAAAAAAATGTCGAATTAAATACTTTCTTGTTATTCTTTACAATAATTTGTCGTAATATCTATAACTTTTTGAAAAAAATTTACTTTAATAGTATTGCTTTATAGTAGAATGTAAAAGTAATATGGAAATAAAGGATATTTTTTACTAGAAAGGATGGTCCGGGCAATGGTACATAAGAAAAAGTTTATGGTATTATGTGCTAGTTTACTAGCTAGTTCGATCATAGTAGCTCCAGTAGCAGATGCAGCAACGTACGTAGTAAAAAAAGGTGACACCTTAACAAAAATTGCTAAATCTAATCAAACAACTGTTGCTCAGTTAAAAACGAATAATAAACTTAAAAATGACAACATTGTTGTCGGACAAAAATTAGTTGTAGCAGCAACAACTACAACTTCGAAAACAAATACTACTACAAAACAACCAGCAACAACACCATCGCAAACAACAACAAATAAAACGCCTGCAAAAAATGAAGCGCCTTCAAGCACTAGCCATAAAGTAGCTAAAGGTGATACATTGTCTAAAATCTCCAGTTTGTATGCTGTTAAAATAGCAGATATAAAAAAGTGGAATAACTTAGCGAGCGATACAATATTTATTGGACAAGTATTGACTATTGAGAATGGTCAAGGATCTAAACAACCGCTTGAAGTAGTTGATGAACCAATTATCGATTTCCCAGCTCCTCAAATTGTACAAGCCGAAGAAATGATTAAGGATCAGCTTAATAAGGAAAAAGAAATTCAAGTAGGACCAACTACAAAGGGGAAAGCTACTTATAATAAAGTAATTACTATAGCAGAATCATTGTTAGGTATTCCATATGTATATGGCGGAAATACAACAGCTGGGTTCGACTGCAGTGGCTTCGTTCGTTATGTGTATATGAACGCTGGATTAGAAATCACCCGCAAAAGCAGTGAGGACTATTTCCTAAACGATACAACTTCAGTTGAAACACCAGTCCCTGGAGATGTGGTGTTCTTTAAAAATACGTACAGATCAGGCATCTCTCACATGGGAATCTACATTGGGGATGGACAATTTATCCACGCTGGTAGCGATGGGGTAGAAGTCTCTAAATTAGAGTATAGCTATTGGAAAGATCGCTTTGTTGCCTATAAACGATTTAACGATGTGAAATAATTAGATGAGAGCTGCATCACTTGTTGGTAGCGGTTTCTTATTAAGTGTGGACAAGAAAAAAAGACGATATTAATGGTAGGGTGAGAAATCGTAGTGATTTTTTCACCCTATTTTTATTTTTGTTTTAATGTCTTGGGTAATAAAATTCATTGTAATTAACAAATCGTGAAATATCCTCTAGAGCCCTTGTTAAAGAATCTCATATTGGGGCAGTTTCCTTTTTGAGTAAGAGGGGGAATGTTTTCATTACAAATGTTACGTGGTTTTAGGTCGTTGAAAAATGGGACAACCCATGATCAATTTTGTTTGTAATAAAAATTTGTTGGTGAGTATTGTGGAGAATAATGGGATATATGGATTTGCCGGTATATTTCAAATTTTTAAGAGATGGGAAATTGTGTCATTCCTTTGTTAATGAACTGTAATGTTGAGGGATTCGATATACGTTAAGCTTGGGGTAGTTAATTTTTTCAGAACTTACGAATACTGGAGGGTGTTGATGAAAGATCACAAGCAAGTACGAAATTTTGTTTTAGCCGCAGCGGCCGGGTGTGGTATATTCTTTTCGCCAGTGGGGAATGTCGAAGCGTCAGAGTCTGAGGTAGACTTTTCATCACGTGAATTAAGACTAACTGCTAAAGAATACTTAGATTCGCCTTACCGCTATGGGGGAACAACAGCTAGTGGTTTTGACTGTTCAGGATATGTACAACAAGTGTTCGAAGATTTAGAAATCAAATTACCCCGTTCTTCAAAT
Coding sequences:
- a CDS encoding NlpC/P60 family protein, whose product is MVHKKKFMVLCASLLASSIIVAPVADAATYVVKKGDTLTKIAKSNQTTVAQLKTNNKLKNDNIVVGQKLVVAATTTTSKTNTTTKQPATTPSQTTTNKTPAKNEAPSSTSHKVAKGDTLSKISSLYAVKIADIKKWNNLASDTIFIGQVLTIENGQGSKQPLEVVDEPIIDFPAPQIVQAEEMIKDQLNKEKEIQVGPTTKGKATYNKVITIAESLLGIPYVYGGNTTAGFDCSGFVRYVYMNAGLEITRKSSEDYFLNDTTSVETPVPGDVVFFKNTYRSGISHMGIYIGDGQFIHAGSDGVEVSKLEYSYWKDRFVAYKRFNDVK
- a CDS encoding C40 family peptidase translates to MKDHKQVRNFVLAAAAGCGIFFSPVGNVEASESEVDFSSRELRLTAKEYLDSPYRYGGTTASGFDCSGYVQQVFEDLEIKLPRSSNAMFSVGESVKQNELKPGDLVFFNTSGNGISHVGIYYGNGMFIHSQVGDGVSITRINDPHYWASRYVGAKRVADVQLMAQK